From the Manis javanica isolate MJ-LG chromosome 13, MJ_LKY, whole genome shotgun sequence genome, one window contains:
- the LOC108389546 gene encoding lysosomal alpha-mannosidase isoform X2 gives MRAQARPGGVRRGGAAGLRMIFCALRPPLPHLFFLILLLMAAPGARAAGYKTCPTVQPDMLNVHLVAHTHDDVGWLKTVDQYFYGIHNDVQHAGVQYILDSIISALLEEPTRRFIYVEIAFFSRWWQRQTNATQEAVRDLVRQGRLEFANGGWVMNDEAATHYGAIIDQMTLGLNFLENTFGNDGSPRTAWHIDPFGHSREQASLFAQMGFDGFFFGRLDYQDKKTRKEKLEMEQVWRASASLKPPAADLFTSVLPNVYNPPDNLCWDTLCSDKPFVDDPHSPEYNAKDLVAYFLPLAAAQGQHYRTNHTVMTMGSDFQYENANMWFKNLDKLIQLVNAEVHTSPQQQANGSRVNVLYSTPACYLWELYKANLTWPVKDDDFFPYADGPHQFWTGYFSSRPALKRYERLSYNFLQVCNQLEALVGPAANLGPYGSGDSEPLNEAMAVLQHHDAVTGTSRQHVANDYARQLAAGWGPCEVLVSNALARLSGSKEDFAFCRELNISVCPLSQTAKSFQVAIYNPLGRQVKWMVRLPVSNHVFVVRDPSGTIVPSNVVIIPSSDGRELLFSASVPALGFSIYSVTQVPGQRPQAHKLQPRAQKPKLRVLVIQNEYIRAKFDPDTGFLMEMENLEQNLLLPVRQAFYWYNASTGNNLSSQVSGAYIFRPSQQEPLPVSHWAQTHLVKTALVQEVHQNFSAWCSQVVRLYPGQRYLELEWTVGPIPVGDNWGKEIISRFDTGMDTKGLFYTDSNGREVLERRRDYRPTWELNQTEPVAGNYYPVNSRIYITDGNVQLTVLTDRSQGGSSLRDGALELMVHRRLLKDDGRGVGEPLREDSSGLWVRGRHLVLLDSARTAAAGHRLQAERAVLAPQVVLAPGGGAPYRLEAAPRKQFSGLRRELPPSVRLLTLARWGPETLLLRLEHQFAMGEDPVGNLSSPVALDLRAPFPHTAPLPTGWTLPPSRCSPWRSAPSWPRSSGTRMARPSAGRALSSEPLLSLLLPLTIKMPLLGLRSKCD, from the exons ATGAGGGCCCAAGCGCGGCCTGGTGGCGTCCGCCGCGGGGGCGCGGCGGGGCTCAGGATGATCTTCTGCGCGCTGCGGCCACCGCTCCCTcatctctttttccttattttgttgTTGATGGCGGCGCCCGGCGCACGGGCCGCGGGATACAAG ACATGCCCCACCGTGCAGCCGGATATGCTCAACGTGCACCTGGTAGCTCACACACATGATGATGTGGGCTGGCTCAAGACTGTGGACCAGTACTTTTATGGCA TCCATAATGACGTCCAGCACGCCGGTGTGCAGTACATCTTAGACTCAATCATCTCTGCCCTTCTGGAGGAGCCCACCCGCCGTTTCATCTACGTGGAGATTGCCTTCTTCTCCCGTTGGTGGCAGCGGCAGACAAACGCAACACAGGAAGCTGTGAGAGATCTGGTGCGCCAGG GGCGCCTGGAGTTTGCAAATGGAGGCTGGGTGATGAATGATGAGGCAGCCACCCACTACGGAGCCATCATAGACCAGATGACACTTGGGCTGAACTTCCTGGAAAATACATTTGGCAATGACGGGAGCCCCCGCACGGCCTGGCACATTGACCCCTTTGGACACTCTCGCGAGCAGGCCTCGCTGTTCGCACAG ATGGGCTTTGATGGCTTTTTCTTCGGGCGCCTGGATTATCAAGACAAGAAAACGAGGAAGGAAAAGCTGGAGATGGAGCAGGTGTGGCGGGCCAGCGCCAGCCTGAAGCCCCCTGCCGCAGACCTCTTTACCA GTGTGCTTCCCAACGTTTACAACCCACCTGATAACCTGTGCTGGGACACCCTGTGCTCTGACAAGCCCTTCGTGGACGACCCGCACAGCCCTGAGTATAACGCCAAGGATCTGGTTGCTTACTTCCTGCCGTTGGCCGCTGCCCAG GGCCAGCATTACCGCACTAACCACACTGTGATGACCATGGGCTCGGACTTCCAATACGAGAATGCCAACATGTGGTTCAAGAACCTCGACAAGCTCATCCAGCTGGTCAATGCCGAG GTGCACACTTCCCCACAGCAGCAGGCCAACGGGAGCCGCGTAAACGTTCTCTACTCCACACCTGCCTGTTACCTCTGGGAGCTGTACAAGGCCAACCTCACCTG GCCCGTGAAAGACGATGATTTCTTCCCCTATGCCGACGGCCCCCACCAGTTCTGGACGGGCTACTTTTCCAGCCGGCCAGCCCTCAAACGCTACGAGCGTCTCAGTTATAACTTCCTGCAG GTGTGCAATCAACTGGAGGCGCTAGTGGGCCCAGCGGCCAACTTGGGACCGTATGGTTCGGGAGACAGTGAACCCCTCA ATGAGGCGATGGCCGTACTCCAGCACCACGACGCGGTCACCGGCACCTCCCGGCAGCACGTGGCCAACGACTACGCGCGCCAGCTTGCGGCTGGCTGGGGACCCTGCGAG GTTCTCGTGAGCAACGCGCTGGCGCGGCTCAGCGGCTCTAAGGAGGACTTCGCGTTTTGCCGCGAGCTCAACATCAGTGTCTGTCCGCTCAGCCAGACTGCGAAGAGC TTCCAGGTGGCCATTTATAACCCGCTGGGTCGACAAGTGAAGTGGATGGTGAGGCTGCCGGTCAGCAACCATGTTTTCGTCGTGAGAGACCCCAGTGGCACAATTGTGCCCAGCAAT GTGGTGATAATTCCCAGCTCAGACGGTCGGGAGCTGCTTTTCTCAGCCTCCGTGCCTGCCCTGGGCTTCAGCATCTACTCAGTAACCCAGGTGCCCGGCCAGAGGCCTCAGGCTCACAAGCTCCAGCCCAGAGCCCAGAAGCCCAAGCTCCGTGTCTTGGTCATCCAAAATGAG TACATCCGGGCTAAGTTTGACCCTGACACGGGGTTCTTGATGGAGATGGAGAACCTGGAGCAGAATCTCCTTCTGCCTGTTCGCCAAGCCTTCTACTG GTACAACGCCAGTACAGGCAACAACCTAAGCAGCCAGGTCTCAGGTGCCTACATCTTCAGACCCAGCCAACAGGAGCCACTGCCTGTGAGCCACTGGGCTCAGACCCACCTGGTCAAG ACAGCCTTGGTGCAGGAGGTGCACCAGAACTTCTCGGCCTGGTGTTCCCAGGTGGTTCGCCTGTACCCAGGACAGCGGTACCTGGAGCTGGAGTGGACAGTGGGGCCAATACCTGTGGG TGACAACTGGGGCAAGGAGATCATCAGTCGCTTTGACACTGGAATGGACACAAAAGGGCTCTTCTACACAGACAGCAACGGCAGGGAGGTCCtggagaggag GCGGGATTATCGGCCCACGTGGGAGCTGAACCAGACTGAGCCCGTGGCAGGAAACTATTATCCAGTCAACAGCCGCATTTACATCACG GATGGGAACGTGCAGCTGACTGTGCTCACCGACCGCTCCCAGGGGGGCAGCAGCCTGAGGGATGGCGCCCTGGAGCTCATG GTGCACCGAAGGCTGCTGAAGGACGACGGACGTGGCGTCGGGGAGCCGCTGCGCGAGGACAGCTCGGGGCTGTGGGTGCGAGGGCGCCACCTCGTGCTGCTCGACAGCGCCCGGACCGCGGCCGCCGGGCACCGGCTGCAGGCGGAGAGGGCGGTGCTGGCCCCGCAGGTGGTGCTGGCCCCGGGCGGCGGCGCCCCCTACCGGCTCGAGGCGGCCCCGCGGAAGCAG TTCTCCGGGCTGCGCCGCGAGCTGCCGCCATCGGTGCGCCTGCTCACGCTGGCCCGCTGGGGCCCGGAAACGCTGTTGCTGCGCCTGGAGCACCAGTTCGCGATGGGAGAGGACCCGGTCGGCAACCTGAGCTCCCCGGTGGCCTTGGACTTGAGG gccccgTTCCCACACACCGCCCCTCTCCCCACCGGCTGGACCTTGCCACCATCACGCTGCAGCCCATGGAGATCCGCACCTTCCTGGCCTCGGTCCAGTGGAACGAGGATGGCTAGACCCTCTGCAGGCAGGGCGCTCTCTTCCGAGCCCCTCCTCTCGCTGCTGCTGCCACTAACAATTAAAATGCCACTACTGGGACTCAGGTCAAAATGTGACTGA
- the LOC108389546 gene encoding lysosomal alpha-mannosidase isoform X3 encodes MRAQARPGGVRRGGAAGLRMIFCALRPPLPHLFFLILLLMAAPGARAAGYKTCPTVQPDMLNVHLVAHTHDDVGWLKTVDQYFYGIHNDVQHAGVQYILDSIISALLEEPTRRFIYVEIAFFSRWWQRQTNATQEAVRDLVRQGRLEFANGGWVMNDEAATHYGAIIDQMTLGLNFLENTFGNDGSPRTAWHIDPFGHSREQASLFAQMGFDGFFFGRLDYQDKKTRKEKLEMEQVWRASASLKPPAADLFTSVLPNVYNPPDNLCWDTLCSDKPFVDDPHSPEYNAKDLVAYFLPLAAAQGQHYRTNHTVMTMGSDFQYENANMWFKNLDKLIQLVNAEQQANGSRVNVLYSTPACYLWELYKANLTWPVKDDDFFPYADGPHQFWTGYFSSRPALKRYERLSYNFLQVCNQLEALVGPAANLGPYGSGDSEPLNEAMAVLQHHDAVTGTSRQHVANDYARQLAAGWGPCEVLVSNALARLSGSKEDFAFCRELNISVCPLSQTAKSFQVAIYNPLGRQVKWMVRLPVSNHVFVVRDPSGTIVPSNVVIIPSSDGRELLFSASVPALGFSIYSVTQVPGQRPQAHKLQPRAQKPKLRVLVIQNEYIRAKFDPDTGFLMEMENLEQNLLLPVRQAFYWYNASTGNNLSSQVSGAYIFRPSQQEPLPVSHWAQTHLVKTALVQEVHQNFSAWCSQVVRLYPGQRYLELEWTVGPIPVGDNWGKEIISRFDTGMDTKGLFYTDSNGREVLERRRDYRPTWELNQTEPVAGNYYPVNSRIYITDGNVQLTVLTDRSQGGSSLRDGALELMVHRRLLKDDGRGVGEPLREDSSGLWVRGRHLVLLDSARTAAAGHRLQAERAVLAPQVVLAPGGGAPYRLEAAPRKQFSGLRRELPPSVRLLTLARWGPETLLLRLEHQFAMGEDPVGNLSSPVALDLRDLFSAFTITSLQETTLAANRLRASASRLQWTPSRGPVPTHRPSPHRLDLATITLQPMEIRTFLASVQWNEDG; translated from the exons ATGAGGGCCCAAGCGCGGCCTGGTGGCGTCCGCCGCGGGGGCGCGGCGGGGCTCAGGATGATCTTCTGCGCGCTGCGGCCACCGCTCCCTcatctctttttccttattttgttgTTGATGGCGGCGCCCGGCGCACGGGCCGCGGGATACAAG ACATGCCCCACCGTGCAGCCGGATATGCTCAACGTGCACCTGGTAGCTCACACACATGATGATGTGGGCTGGCTCAAGACTGTGGACCAGTACTTTTATGGCA TCCATAATGACGTCCAGCACGCCGGTGTGCAGTACATCTTAGACTCAATCATCTCTGCCCTTCTGGAGGAGCCCACCCGCCGTTTCATCTACGTGGAGATTGCCTTCTTCTCCCGTTGGTGGCAGCGGCAGACAAACGCAACACAGGAAGCTGTGAGAGATCTGGTGCGCCAGG GGCGCCTGGAGTTTGCAAATGGAGGCTGGGTGATGAATGATGAGGCAGCCACCCACTACGGAGCCATCATAGACCAGATGACACTTGGGCTGAACTTCCTGGAAAATACATTTGGCAATGACGGGAGCCCCCGCACGGCCTGGCACATTGACCCCTTTGGACACTCTCGCGAGCAGGCCTCGCTGTTCGCACAG ATGGGCTTTGATGGCTTTTTCTTCGGGCGCCTGGATTATCAAGACAAGAAAACGAGGAAGGAAAAGCTGGAGATGGAGCAGGTGTGGCGGGCCAGCGCCAGCCTGAAGCCCCCTGCCGCAGACCTCTTTACCA GTGTGCTTCCCAACGTTTACAACCCACCTGATAACCTGTGCTGGGACACCCTGTGCTCTGACAAGCCCTTCGTGGACGACCCGCACAGCCCTGAGTATAACGCCAAGGATCTGGTTGCTTACTTCCTGCCGTTGGCCGCTGCCCAG GGCCAGCATTACCGCACTAACCACACTGTGATGACCATGGGCTCGGACTTCCAATACGAGAATGCCAACATGTGGTTCAAGAACCTCGACAAGCTCATCCAGCTGGTCAATGCCGAG CAGCAGGCCAACGGGAGCCGCGTAAACGTTCTCTACTCCACACCTGCCTGTTACCTCTGGGAGCTGTACAAGGCCAACCTCACCTG GCCCGTGAAAGACGATGATTTCTTCCCCTATGCCGACGGCCCCCACCAGTTCTGGACGGGCTACTTTTCCAGCCGGCCAGCCCTCAAACGCTACGAGCGTCTCAGTTATAACTTCCTGCAG GTGTGCAATCAACTGGAGGCGCTAGTGGGCCCAGCGGCCAACTTGGGACCGTATGGTTCGGGAGACAGTGAACCCCTCA ATGAGGCGATGGCCGTACTCCAGCACCACGACGCGGTCACCGGCACCTCCCGGCAGCACGTGGCCAACGACTACGCGCGCCAGCTTGCGGCTGGCTGGGGACCCTGCGAG GTTCTCGTGAGCAACGCGCTGGCGCGGCTCAGCGGCTCTAAGGAGGACTTCGCGTTTTGCCGCGAGCTCAACATCAGTGTCTGTCCGCTCAGCCAGACTGCGAAGAGC TTCCAGGTGGCCATTTATAACCCGCTGGGTCGACAAGTGAAGTGGATGGTGAGGCTGCCGGTCAGCAACCATGTTTTCGTCGTGAGAGACCCCAGTGGCACAATTGTGCCCAGCAAT GTGGTGATAATTCCCAGCTCAGACGGTCGGGAGCTGCTTTTCTCAGCCTCCGTGCCTGCCCTGGGCTTCAGCATCTACTCAGTAACCCAGGTGCCCGGCCAGAGGCCTCAGGCTCACAAGCTCCAGCCCAGAGCCCAGAAGCCCAAGCTCCGTGTCTTGGTCATCCAAAATGAG TACATCCGGGCTAAGTTTGACCCTGACACGGGGTTCTTGATGGAGATGGAGAACCTGGAGCAGAATCTCCTTCTGCCTGTTCGCCAAGCCTTCTACTG GTACAACGCCAGTACAGGCAACAACCTAAGCAGCCAGGTCTCAGGTGCCTACATCTTCAGACCCAGCCAACAGGAGCCACTGCCTGTGAGCCACTGGGCTCAGACCCACCTGGTCAAG ACAGCCTTGGTGCAGGAGGTGCACCAGAACTTCTCGGCCTGGTGTTCCCAGGTGGTTCGCCTGTACCCAGGACAGCGGTACCTGGAGCTGGAGTGGACAGTGGGGCCAATACCTGTGGG TGACAACTGGGGCAAGGAGATCATCAGTCGCTTTGACACTGGAATGGACACAAAAGGGCTCTTCTACACAGACAGCAACGGCAGGGAGGTCCtggagaggag GCGGGATTATCGGCCCACGTGGGAGCTGAACCAGACTGAGCCCGTGGCAGGAAACTATTATCCAGTCAACAGCCGCATTTACATCACG GATGGGAACGTGCAGCTGACTGTGCTCACCGACCGCTCCCAGGGGGGCAGCAGCCTGAGGGATGGCGCCCTGGAGCTCATG GTGCACCGAAGGCTGCTGAAGGACGACGGACGTGGCGTCGGGGAGCCGCTGCGCGAGGACAGCTCGGGGCTGTGGGTGCGAGGGCGCCACCTCGTGCTGCTCGACAGCGCCCGGACCGCGGCCGCCGGGCACCGGCTGCAGGCGGAGAGGGCGGTGCTGGCCCCGCAGGTGGTGCTGGCCCCGGGCGGCGGCGCCCCCTACCGGCTCGAGGCGGCCCCGCGGAAGCAG TTCTCCGGGCTGCGCCGCGAGCTGCCGCCATCGGTGCGCCTGCTCACGCTGGCCCGCTGGGGCCCGGAAACGCTGTTGCTGCGCCTGGAGCACCAGTTCGCGATGGGAGAGGACCCGGTCGGCAACCTGAGCTCCCCGGTGGCCTTGGACTTGAGG GACCTGTTCTCCGCCTTCACCATCACCTCCCTGCAGGAGACCACGTTGGCGGCCAACCGGCTCCGGGCCAGCGCCTCCAGGCTCCAGTGGACAccgagcaggg gccccgTTCCCACACACCGCCCCTCTCCCCACCGGCTGGACCTTGCCACCATCACGCTGCAGCCCATGGAGATCCGCACCTTCCTGGCCTCGGTCCAGTGGAACGAGGATGGCTAG
- the LOC108389546 gene encoding lysosomal alpha-mannosidase isoform X1, translating to MRAQARPGGVRRGGAAGLRMIFCALRPPLPHLFFLILLLMAAPGARAAGYKTCPTVQPDMLNVHLVAHTHDDVGWLKTVDQYFYGIHNDVQHAGVQYILDSIISALLEEPTRRFIYVEIAFFSRWWQRQTNATQEAVRDLVRQGRLEFANGGWVMNDEAATHYGAIIDQMTLGLNFLENTFGNDGSPRTAWHIDPFGHSREQASLFAQMGFDGFFFGRLDYQDKKTRKEKLEMEQVWRASASLKPPAADLFTSVLPNVYNPPDNLCWDTLCSDKPFVDDPHSPEYNAKDLVAYFLPLAAAQGQHYRTNHTVMTMGSDFQYENANMWFKNLDKLIQLVNAEVHTSPQQQANGSRVNVLYSTPACYLWELYKANLTWPVKDDDFFPYADGPHQFWTGYFSSRPALKRYERLSYNFLQVCNQLEALVGPAANLGPYGSGDSEPLNEAMAVLQHHDAVTGTSRQHVANDYARQLAAGWGPCEVLVSNALARLSGSKEDFAFCRELNISVCPLSQTAKSFQVAIYNPLGRQVKWMVRLPVSNHVFVVRDPSGTIVPSNVVIIPSSDGRELLFSASVPALGFSIYSVTQVPGQRPQAHKLQPRAQKPKLRVLVIQNEYIRAKFDPDTGFLMEMENLEQNLLLPVRQAFYWYNASTGNNLSSQVSGAYIFRPSQQEPLPVSHWAQTHLVKTALVQEVHQNFSAWCSQVVRLYPGQRYLELEWTVGPIPVGDNWGKEIISRFDTGMDTKGLFYTDSNGREVLERRRDYRPTWELNQTEPVAGNYYPVNSRIYITDGNVQLTVLTDRSQGGSSLRDGALELMVHRRLLKDDGRGVGEPLREDSSGLWVRGRHLVLLDSARTAAAGHRLQAERAVLAPQVVLAPGGGAPYRLEAAPRKQFSGLRRELPPSVRLLTLARWGPETLLLRLEHQFAMGEDPVGNLSSPVALDLRDLFSAFTITSLQETTLAANRLRASASRLQWTPSRGPVPTHRPSPHRLDLATITLQPMEIRTFLASVQWNEDG from the exons ATGAGGGCCCAAGCGCGGCCTGGTGGCGTCCGCCGCGGGGGCGCGGCGGGGCTCAGGATGATCTTCTGCGCGCTGCGGCCACCGCTCCCTcatctctttttccttattttgttgTTGATGGCGGCGCCCGGCGCACGGGCCGCGGGATACAAG ACATGCCCCACCGTGCAGCCGGATATGCTCAACGTGCACCTGGTAGCTCACACACATGATGATGTGGGCTGGCTCAAGACTGTGGACCAGTACTTTTATGGCA TCCATAATGACGTCCAGCACGCCGGTGTGCAGTACATCTTAGACTCAATCATCTCTGCCCTTCTGGAGGAGCCCACCCGCCGTTTCATCTACGTGGAGATTGCCTTCTTCTCCCGTTGGTGGCAGCGGCAGACAAACGCAACACAGGAAGCTGTGAGAGATCTGGTGCGCCAGG GGCGCCTGGAGTTTGCAAATGGAGGCTGGGTGATGAATGATGAGGCAGCCACCCACTACGGAGCCATCATAGACCAGATGACACTTGGGCTGAACTTCCTGGAAAATACATTTGGCAATGACGGGAGCCCCCGCACGGCCTGGCACATTGACCCCTTTGGACACTCTCGCGAGCAGGCCTCGCTGTTCGCACAG ATGGGCTTTGATGGCTTTTTCTTCGGGCGCCTGGATTATCAAGACAAGAAAACGAGGAAGGAAAAGCTGGAGATGGAGCAGGTGTGGCGGGCCAGCGCCAGCCTGAAGCCCCCTGCCGCAGACCTCTTTACCA GTGTGCTTCCCAACGTTTACAACCCACCTGATAACCTGTGCTGGGACACCCTGTGCTCTGACAAGCCCTTCGTGGACGACCCGCACAGCCCTGAGTATAACGCCAAGGATCTGGTTGCTTACTTCCTGCCGTTGGCCGCTGCCCAG GGCCAGCATTACCGCACTAACCACACTGTGATGACCATGGGCTCGGACTTCCAATACGAGAATGCCAACATGTGGTTCAAGAACCTCGACAAGCTCATCCAGCTGGTCAATGCCGAG GTGCACACTTCCCCACAGCAGCAGGCCAACGGGAGCCGCGTAAACGTTCTCTACTCCACACCTGCCTGTTACCTCTGGGAGCTGTACAAGGCCAACCTCACCTG GCCCGTGAAAGACGATGATTTCTTCCCCTATGCCGACGGCCCCCACCAGTTCTGGACGGGCTACTTTTCCAGCCGGCCAGCCCTCAAACGCTACGAGCGTCTCAGTTATAACTTCCTGCAG GTGTGCAATCAACTGGAGGCGCTAGTGGGCCCAGCGGCCAACTTGGGACCGTATGGTTCGGGAGACAGTGAACCCCTCA ATGAGGCGATGGCCGTACTCCAGCACCACGACGCGGTCACCGGCACCTCCCGGCAGCACGTGGCCAACGACTACGCGCGCCAGCTTGCGGCTGGCTGGGGACCCTGCGAG GTTCTCGTGAGCAACGCGCTGGCGCGGCTCAGCGGCTCTAAGGAGGACTTCGCGTTTTGCCGCGAGCTCAACATCAGTGTCTGTCCGCTCAGCCAGACTGCGAAGAGC TTCCAGGTGGCCATTTATAACCCGCTGGGTCGACAAGTGAAGTGGATGGTGAGGCTGCCGGTCAGCAACCATGTTTTCGTCGTGAGAGACCCCAGTGGCACAATTGTGCCCAGCAAT GTGGTGATAATTCCCAGCTCAGACGGTCGGGAGCTGCTTTTCTCAGCCTCCGTGCCTGCCCTGGGCTTCAGCATCTACTCAGTAACCCAGGTGCCCGGCCAGAGGCCTCAGGCTCACAAGCTCCAGCCCAGAGCCCAGAAGCCCAAGCTCCGTGTCTTGGTCATCCAAAATGAG TACATCCGGGCTAAGTTTGACCCTGACACGGGGTTCTTGATGGAGATGGAGAACCTGGAGCAGAATCTCCTTCTGCCTGTTCGCCAAGCCTTCTACTG GTACAACGCCAGTACAGGCAACAACCTAAGCAGCCAGGTCTCAGGTGCCTACATCTTCAGACCCAGCCAACAGGAGCCACTGCCTGTGAGCCACTGGGCTCAGACCCACCTGGTCAAG ACAGCCTTGGTGCAGGAGGTGCACCAGAACTTCTCGGCCTGGTGTTCCCAGGTGGTTCGCCTGTACCCAGGACAGCGGTACCTGGAGCTGGAGTGGACAGTGGGGCCAATACCTGTGGG TGACAACTGGGGCAAGGAGATCATCAGTCGCTTTGACACTGGAATGGACACAAAAGGGCTCTTCTACACAGACAGCAACGGCAGGGAGGTCCtggagaggag GCGGGATTATCGGCCCACGTGGGAGCTGAACCAGACTGAGCCCGTGGCAGGAAACTATTATCCAGTCAACAGCCGCATTTACATCACG GATGGGAACGTGCAGCTGACTGTGCTCACCGACCGCTCCCAGGGGGGCAGCAGCCTGAGGGATGGCGCCCTGGAGCTCATG GTGCACCGAAGGCTGCTGAAGGACGACGGACGTGGCGTCGGGGAGCCGCTGCGCGAGGACAGCTCGGGGCTGTGGGTGCGAGGGCGCCACCTCGTGCTGCTCGACAGCGCCCGGACCGCGGCCGCCGGGCACCGGCTGCAGGCGGAGAGGGCGGTGCTGGCCCCGCAGGTGGTGCTGGCCCCGGGCGGCGGCGCCCCCTACCGGCTCGAGGCGGCCCCGCGGAAGCAG TTCTCCGGGCTGCGCCGCGAGCTGCCGCCATCGGTGCGCCTGCTCACGCTGGCCCGCTGGGGCCCGGAAACGCTGTTGCTGCGCCTGGAGCACCAGTTCGCGATGGGAGAGGACCCGGTCGGCAACCTGAGCTCCCCGGTGGCCTTGGACTTGAGG GACCTGTTCTCCGCCTTCACCATCACCTCCCTGCAGGAGACCACGTTGGCGGCCAACCGGCTCCGGGCCAGCGCCTCCAGGCTCCAGTGGACAccgagcaggg gccccgTTCCCACACACCGCCCCTCTCCCCACCGGCTGGACCTTGCCACCATCACGCTGCAGCCCATGGAGATCCGCACCTTCCTGGCCTCGGTCCAGTGGAACGAGGATGGCTAG